In Helicobacter pylori, a single genomic region encodes these proteins:
- a CDS encoding adenine-specific DNA glycosylase has translation METLHNALLEWYEECGRKDLPFRNLKGINAPYEVYISEVMSQQTQINTVVERFYSPFLEAFPTLKDLANAQLEEVLLLWRGLGYYSRAKNLKKSAEICVKEHHSQLPNDYQSLLKLPGIGAYTANAILCFGFREKSACVDTNIKRVLLRLFGLDPNIHAKDLQIKANDFLNPNESFNHNQALIDLGALICSPKPKCAICPFNPYCLGKNHLEKHTLKKKQEIVQEERYLGVVIQNNQIALEKIEQKLYLGMHHFPNLKENLECKLPFLGAIKHSHTKFKLNLNLYSATIKDLKNPVRFYSLKDLETLPISSMTLKILHFLKQKNLFGG, from the coding sequence TTGGAAACTTTACACAACGCCCTTTTAGAATGGTATGAAGAATGTGGGCGAAAGGATTTACCTTTTAGGAATTTAAAGGGCATTAACGCTCCTTATGAAGTCTATATCAGTGAAGTGATGAGCCAACAAACCCAAATCAACACGGTGGTTGAGCGTTTTTATTCCCCTTTTTTAGAAGCTTTCCCCACTTTAAAAGACTTAGCGAACGCTCAATTAGAAGAGGTTTTATTGCTTTGGAGAGGGCTTGGCTATTATTCAAGGGCTAAAAATTTAAAAAAAAGCGCTGAAATTTGCGTTAAAGAACACCACTCACAACTACCCAATGACTATCAAAGCCTGTTGAAACTCCCCGGGATTGGCGCATACACGGCTAATGCGATTTTATGTTTTGGCTTTAGAGAAAAGAGCGCATGCGTGGATACCAATATCAAGCGCGTGCTTTTAAGGCTCTTTGGTTTGGATCCTAATATCCACGCTAAAGACTTACAAATTAAGGCGAATGACTTTCTTAATCCTAATGAAAGCTTTAATCATAACCAAGCCCTAATTGATCTAGGGGCTTTAATCTGCTCCCCTAAACCCAAATGCGCGATTTGCCCTTTCAATCCTTATTGTTTAGGAAAAAACCACCTAGAAAAACACACGCTTAAGAAAAAACAAGAAATCGTTCAAGAAGAGCGTTACTTGGGCGTTGTGATCCAAAATAACCAAATCGCTTTAGAAAAAATAGAGCAAAAACTCTATTTGGGGATGCACCATTTCCCTAATTTAAAAGAAAATTTAGAATGCAAACTCCCCTTTTTAGGCGCCATCAAACACAGCCACACTAAATTCAAGCTCAATTTAAACCTCTATTCAGCCACAATAAAGGATCTAAAAAACCCCGTTCGTTTTTATAGTC
- a CDS encoding DASS family sodium-coupled anion symporter, with amino-acid sequence MIKQTLTILAPFFIATLLYFLGAPDGLNPNAWLYFCIFIGMIIGLVLEPVPSGLIALSALVLCIALKIGASDEVASANKAISWGLSGYANKTVWLVFVAFILGLGYEKSLLGKRIALLLIRFLGQTPLGLGYAIGLSELCLAPFIPSNSARSGGILYPIVSSIPPLMGSTPNNNPDKIGAYLMWVALASTCITSSMFLTALAPNPLAMEIAAKMGVNEISWFSWFLAFLPCGVVLILLVPLLAYKTCKPTLKGSKEVSLWAKKELEGMGRFSLKEILMLSLTLLALLGWIFGKPLGLHASATALIVMVLMVFCKIVSYEDIIKNKSAFNIFLLLGSLLTMAGGLKNVGFLNFIGNAAQNFLEHANLDPLIAVLFIVALFYLSHYFFASITAHVSALFALFVGIGSHIQGVNLQELSLFLMLSLGIMGILTPYGTGPSTIYYGSGYIQSKDFWKWGFIFGFLYLIVFLSVCIPWVKFIAYRWL; translated from the coding sequence ATGATTAAACAAACTCTCACCATTCTTGCCCCTTTTTTTATCGCAACGCTGTTGTATTTTTTAGGCGCACCGGACGGGCTAAACCCTAACGCATGGCTTTATTTTTGTATTTTCATAGGCATGATTATAGGGCTAGTTTTAGAGCCGGTGCCATCAGGTTTGATAGCATTAAGCGCGTTAGTGCTGTGTATAGCGTTAAAAATTGGGGCGAGCGATGAGGTAGCGAGCGCTAATAAGGCCATTTCGTGGGGTTTGAGCGGGTATGCGAATAAAACGGTGTGGCTTGTGTTTGTCGCTTTTATTTTGGGTTTAGGGTATGAAAAAAGCTTGTTAGGGAAACGGATCGCTCTTTTACTCATTAGGTTTTTAGGGCAAACCCCTTTAGGTTTAGGCTATGCGATTGGTTTGAGCGAATTGTGTCTAGCCCCCTTTATCCCTAGCAATTCCGCTAGAAGTGGGGGCATACTCTATCCCATCGTTTCTTCTATCCCGCCTTTAATGGGTTCTACTCCTAATAATAACCCTGACAAAATCGGCGCGTATTTGATGTGGGTCGCTTTGGCTTCAACTTGCATCACTTCGTCCATGTTTTTAACCGCGCTCGCTCCTAACCCCCTAGCAATGGAAATCGCTGCCAAAATGGGCGTGAATGAAATCTCATGGTTTTCGTGGTTTTTAGCGTTCTTGCCTTGTGGGGTGGTTTTGATCTTGCTTGTGCCTTTATTGGCGTATAAAACCTGCAAACCCACCTTAAAAGGCTCAAAAGAAGTGAGTTTGTGGGCCAAAAAAGAATTAGAGGGCATGGGGAGGTTTTCTTTAAAAGAAATTTTAATGCTCAGCCTCACTTTATTGGCTTTATTGGGTTGGATTTTTGGCAAACCTTTAGGTTTGCATGCGAGCGCAACGGCTTTGATTGTCATGGTTTTAATGGTGTTTTGTAAGATTGTAAGCTATGAAGACATCATTAAAAACAAGAGCGCGTTTAACATTTTTTTATTGCTGGGATCGCTGCTCACGATGGCTGGCGGGCTTAAAAATGTAGGGTTTTTAAATTTTATCGGCAATGCGGCTCAAAATTTTTTAGAGCATGCTAACTTGGATCCGTTAATAGCGGTATTGTTTATTGTAGCCTTATTCTATCTGTCGCACTATTTTTTCGCTAGCATCACCGCTCATGTGAGCGCGTTATTCGCGCTTTTTGTAGGGATTGGTTCGCATATTCAAGGGGTCAATTTGCAAGAATTGAGCTTGTTTTTAATGCTTTCTTTAGGGATTATGGGGATTTTAACGCCCTATGGCACAGGCCCATCCACCATTTATTACGGGAGCGGGTATATTCAAAGCAAGGATTTTTGGAAATGGGGGTTTATTTTTGGCTTTTTGTATTTGATCGTGTTTTTAAGCGTGTGCATACCTTGGGTCAAATTCATCGCTTATAGGTGGTTGTAG